Genomic segment of Gilliamella apis:
GTTTGATTGTTTTGCAAATTCAACCGCTTCAATAGCGGAAACACCATTATCAACAGTAATAATTAGATCGGCTTTTTTTAACAGTGCTCTTTTTATAACACTTATACTTAAACCATATCCATCATCAAATCGATTCGGAATGATATAATCGACATGTTGGCATCCCATCTTTTTTAACGCTTTCACCGTTAGTGCAGTACTGGTTGCACCATCAGTATCAAAATCACCGACAATCATAATCCGCTTGTTATTCTGCATAGCTGAATAAACAATTTCGACAGCGGTTTGGGTACCATCTAAGTTGTCATAATTACATAAGTTACGCGTTGTATAATCTAACTCTTGCATAGATGTTATTCCACGTAATGCATAGACTCGTTGCAATAAGAGTGGGATATCCGGTGACAATTCAGGTAACGCTTCAGGTAATTGGCGGTGTGTTAATTTATTTTTCATATTTTAAATGTTAGCGCACGTGCGCTAACATACTTTTCTTATTTTATATTTAAATTTTAATTGCTATAAATTATAACTTATTAATTTTTTGCTTTCTTTTTTAAAATTTCGATTAATTTATCAGCAGGGACATAGCCTGAAACTAATTGTCCATCAGGTAGTACTAATGCAGGCGTACCACTGATACCTAATTTTTTACCAACGTTAAATTGTTGTGTTACATAAGGTACCATGCTATTTGCTGGAGAAATTGAATTACCCTTATAGGCATTATCAAAAGCAGCTTTACGATCGGCAACACTCCAAATAGATTGCATATTTTTACCTACATCACTATTAGCACCGGCTCGAGGAAAGGCAAAATAGTGCACAGAGATACCCGCATCTAAGTATTGATTTATATTTTCATGAAGTAATTTACAATAGTGACAAGTGTAATCGGTGAAAACCGAAATAATATATTTTTCTTTTGGTGCTTTATAAACAATGGCATCTTTTTCAATTGATTTCATTAATTTTAAGTTATTACTGTTAGCAATATTTACTGGTTCACCGCCTTCAAGACTATAGATTGGTCCTTGAGTTAAAAATTTACCATCATCTGTGACATAGAAAATGCCCTCAGGAGTTATAACACTTTTTAAACCTTGTACTGGGTTATTTTCGATAGTAATTTCTTTATTAGAAAAACCTAATTTTTCCATCGATTTGGTTATATCGGCGTTATTGGCTAATACTGAAGTTGAGATTAATGCTAAACCTAAACTTATGACTAATTTTTTCATTCAGTTATCCTTAGTTATCTAAACTGTTATGCACGAGGATGATGTTTGCTGTGCAATTGTTTTAATCTTTCTGTTGCAACATGTGTATAAATTTGTGTAGTTGATAAACTACTGTGCCCTAGTAACATTTGTACTACTCGTAAATCGGCGCCATGATTAAGCAGATGCGTTGCAAAGGCGTGCCTAAGTACATGAGGTGAAAGGGCTTCGATATTAATGCCGGTTAGTATGGCATAATATTTGATTCTATGCCAGAATGTCTGTCGTGTCATTTTCTTGCCTAAACGACTTGGAAAAAGCACATCAACTGGGCCATTTTTTAGTAGATTATTGCGCGCATATTTGAAATAGTATTCAAGCCAATAGATTGCTTCTTCACCTAAAGGAACTAAACGTTCTTTATTGCCTTTGCCTACAACTCGTACTACTCCTTGCCTTAGGCTGACGTCACTAATTTCTAAGTTAACTAATTCTGAAACTCGTAATCCTGTAGCATAAAGCACCTCTAACATAGCTTTATCTCTCAGCTCAATTGGATCATCAATACTTGGTGATTCTAGTAGGGCATCAACCTGTAATTCAGTTAAGTCTTTAGGTAACTTTTTGGGTAATTTGGGTGATGACAATATAGCTGATGGATCATCGGTACGATAGTTTTCTTGATATAGATATTGGAAGAAACGTTTAGTCGCACTCAATAAACGTGCCGAACTACTCGCTTTATAACCATCTTTAACTCGTTGTAGTAAAAATTCTTGTAAGTTAATGGATTGTGCTGTGAGAAAATTAACTTGTTGTAATTGTAGTGATTGGCTTAGTGCAAGAAGATCAAGTTTGTAAGATTCAATCGTGTTTTCAGCAAGATTTCGTTCTAACCAAATTGAGTCTAGAAATTGTTCAATTAATATTTTATTTTGTGATGATATATCTTTATCAGACATTAAAAGCCAACTCATTTTTAATAGTTGTTAACATTATATACTAACTGTCAATAACTTGAAGTTGTCACATTATTATTGTGTTTGGAATGCATAAAAAACGAAACGTTTAATTAATGAAAAAATTAACTTTAGTTGATATTGAAATAATATTTTGTATCTTTTCTATAGCCTACTATATACTGAATTATCTGTTATTTTTTATAATAAGTTATGTTAAAACGAAATATTAATCTTTTTATTGCGTTATATGCTTTTTTTATTATTGGTCTTGAAACTTATATTTATTGGCATACAAAGCTGAGACCGTGGCAACCAAGTACTCCAACTGGGCGAATAATATTTTACTACAGTTTTTTTACAGTACTTTCTAATCTAATGTTGGCATTTAGTTGCCTATGCTTAACTTTCAATCCTAACTGTAATCGATATAGTTTCAAGGTGATACGCTTGAATGGTTTAGTCGGGGTGATTATAACCGCGATAGTTTATAACTTAATTTTAAGGGGAATACATAAACCACCTAATACGTTATTACAATTTGCCAATGAAAGTTTACATGTGATTCTGCCGATTATTGGCGTATTAAGTTGGTTAGTTTGGGGACCATTTCGACGTATTCAATTTAATGTCATTGTTGGCTCGTTTTTGTCGATGTTAGTTTATGGTATTTATATTTTTATACGAGGTTATCTTACTAATCAATATCCATATCCTTTTATTAATGTGGTTAGGGTTGGATATATTAAAGCGCTATATGCTGCAGGATCGGTTTTTGTGCTGTTTTTAGGGCTGGCTCTTTTGTTATGGGCCATTGATTGTTTTAGGAGAAGAATATGAAATTGTATATTTATGAACATTGTCCTTTTTGTGTACGGGCAAGAATGATTTTTGGTTTAAAAAATATTTCAGTTGAACAGCATGTCTTTCTCAGTGATGACGTTAAATCACCAACAAGTATGATTGGTGAAAAAATGGTGCCGATCTTACAAAAGGAAGATGGCAGCTATATGCCAGAAAGTCTTGATATTGTTGCTTATGTTGATAGTAATTACGGTGAAAGCCATGTCTTAATTGGAGCTAAAAATCCAGAAATAGAAGTATTAATTAAACAATTTCAACAATATGATTATAAGTTAGAGTGTCCTCGATATGTAAAATTAGGCTTGGCTGAATTTGCCACTCAAGCTGCTATTGATAATTTTATTACTAATAAGAGTAAAAAATTGGGTTCGTTTGCTGATTGTCTTGCAGAAACTGAAACATTAATTGCTAAGATATCTGATTTATTAAATCAGCTTGAACCATTAATTGTGACGTCGAATGCATGTAATGGCACATTATCTTGGGATGATATATGTTTATTCCCGATATTACGTAATCTAACC
This window contains:
- a CDS encoding Pr6Pr family membrane protein, whose product is MLAFSCLCLTFNPNCNRYSFKVIRLNGLVGVIITAIVYNLILRGIHKPPNTLLQFANESLHVILPIIGVLSWLVWGPFRRIQFNVIVGSFLSMLVYGIYIFIRGYLTNQYPYPFINVVRVGYIKALYAAGSVFVLFLGLALLLWAIDCFRRRI
- the grxB gene encoding glutaredoxin 2, which translates into the protein MKLYIYEHCPFCVRARMIFGLKNISVEQHVFLSDDVKSPTSMIGEKMVPILQKEDGSYMPESLDIVAYVDSNYGESHVLIGAKNPEIEVLIKQFQQYDYKLECPRYVKLGLAEFATQAAIDNFITNKSKKLGSFADCLAETETLIAKISDLLNQLEPLIVTSNACNGTLSWDDICLFPILRNLTCVKGLIFPTKIKAYLESMSELSKVNLFFDQAV
- the xerD gene encoding site-specific tyrosine recombinase XerD — its product is MSDKDISSQNKILIEQFLDSIWLERNLAENTIESYKLDLLALSQSLQLQQVNFLTAQSINLQEFLLQRVKDGYKASSSARLLSATKRFFQYLYQENYRTDDPSAILSSPKLPKKLPKDLTELQVDALLESPSIDDPIELRDKAMLEVLYATGLRVSELVNLEISDVSLRQGVVRVVGKGNKERLVPLGEEAIYWLEYYFKYARNNLLKNGPVDVLFPSRLGKKMTRQTFWHRIKYYAILTGINIEALSPHVLRHAFATHLLNHGADLRVVQMLLGHSSLSTTQIYTHVATERLKQLHSKHHPRA
- the dsbC gene encoding bifunctional protein-disulfide isomerase/oxidoreductase DsbC yields the protein MKKLVISLGLALISTSVLANNADITKSMEKLGFSNKEITIENNPVQGLKSVITPEGIFYVTDDGKFLTQGPIYSLEGGEPVNIANSNNLKLMKSIEKDAIVYKAPKEKYIISVFTDYTCHYCKLLHENINQYLDAGISVHYFAFPRAGANSDVGKNMQSIWSVADRKAAFDNAYKGNSISPANSMVPYVTQQFNVGKKLGISGTPALVLPDGQLVSGYVPADKLIEILKKKAKN